In the genome of Zobellia nedashkovskayae, the window GTATATAAGCTAAGTGACTTTTTTTGGTATTGGGCTGAAAACGTTGTTGCAGGTACAAACTTCTAAAATCTGCATTAATAGATTTTGCATAATCTACCGCTTCCTGAGTTTCTTCAGTTACTTTTCCATTAAAAGCATTCATGAATTTAATTTTTCGCGGCCACCGGTAATCTGTAAAATCGATTCCCATACCACCCAATACCGCCTTTTTAACACGTCTATCCTTGAGCAACAATTTCGCAAGAACAATACTGCCCCTAGAATAACCTACGGCCATATATTTTTTTAACCGTAAATGCTGCGTGAGAAACATAATATCCATTACCTCGGCATCAAAGCTATATGCTTCTTCCGTTTGCGGTTTATCAGATTCGCCATTACCCCTCAGATCAAGAGCAATTACTCTAAAGCCTTCTGCTAACAAATCTTCTTTTAGACTTGTGTTCTTCCACGATTCCTTAGTATTTATAAAGCCATGAATCAATAGCACGGCATCGCCTTTACCCTCATCAGTATAAGCTATTTTAGTATCGTCAAAAGAATTAAAAAATTCCGTTTGCCCCCATGAGGAGGTAATGAACATAAATGATACCACCACAAAAAAGATATGCATTGCGTTTCTATATATTAACATAGATAATTCCTGTAATTACTGCAAGTCCAAAACTTAACAGCGTTCCTATTAAGATATATTCGGTAAGTTTCCGGTTGTTGCTTTCTTTTAAATCATTAAATCGAAAAACAGATTTTGCTCCTATCAACAAACCGATAGCTTCCC includes:
- a CDS encoding alpha/beta fold hydrolase; this encodes MHIFFVVVSFMFITSSWGQTEFFNSFDDTKIAYTDEGKGDAVLLIHGFINTKESWKNTSLKEDLLAEGFRVIALDLRGNGESDKPQTEEAYSFDAEVMDIMFLTQHLRLKKYMAVGYSRGSIVLAKLLLKDRRVKKAVLGGMGIDFTDYRWPRKIKFMNAFNGKVTEETQEAVDYAKSINADFRSLYLQQRFQPNTKKSHLAYIQAKVLVIAGNEDLDNGSPEKLHKAVPKSEFVIVEGDHNGTYKTKAFSEAVVSFLD